The segment agaaaaaaaatacagagtaGTTGCAATATCTGGatgtagtgtggtctactgtagtgagAAAACAATGAAGGTTATATTCTGTTTAGTTTTCTGGTGAAAATGACGTCCCCTTGAGGGCAAGTGACGTTAAAAAACAGTCTTCATACGCATCCTTGCCCATTTTAAATGGTTATACAGAAATCCTGGCCATTTCGTAGTGGGTATTCAGTGCATACCTGTGAAATAGAGACCACAACTGATCTGGAGATGAAGTGAATCAACAACAGCAAGTTTGACAAACCAACTTTACACCCTTACAGATGTCcgctcatagagaaaacctgGCAGATGAATTGATAAATAAACTAGTGTAAATAATCCAACTtactctgctgcttctctttccAACAGTTGTTTCTGAGGTTGGAGATATAGTCTTCTTCTACGCTCCTCTCAACATTCTTCAGATTATTCCCCGTAAATTCTTCAGTGAAATGTTCTCCCACGTAGAACGCAACCTTCAGATAGGATGTATGCCTTTTGTGAATATGTCCGGCTGAACTAAAGCataagagacacaaaaacagagtgaGACAGATGTCAATGTGTTttggtcttctttttttttaacacaagcACAGAGCGCAGACAGAGTGTTTGAACCACGTACGGCCGGTAGCTGAGGCTGTAGGGAGGCTGAGTGACCATCATCTGGCTTAGAGCAGAAACAATGATGAGGATTAAGATGGGCATCAGCTGGACAAAGAGAGCCAGACCTCCCTATACAgagtgcacaaaaaaaacccagttacTATTGAGGTCAGACAAAACATTAGCTGGAATGTAATTTAAAGCCAAGTTCACACTCCACAGCTTTCAAAGTTAAAGGATCGATGTGGATCATGTAGTGAGACTCTTTGCctcatcataaaaacacatagaaaGGGAAATAAAGCTTAATTTTGTGGTTTAACATCTATTGGCTGCTGAAATAGTGCTCTATGTGGCCATAAAAGAGATCAGTTTCTGTGGCATGTTGGGGCATCTCTGTAATACTTAATAACTGCCAATCGCATGCTGGTTATGGGGAGTCACATCTTGTGAATTTTATATGGAAAATCAGGCTGTAAATCATACAGTGTGAACTTGGCTTGAGTTAAACTTAAGTATTTAACACTGCAGGACTTGCATCTCTCTGTTGTTCTCGTCGTTCTTGCCGGTTGTGATGTGCAAAGTGCATTCTTCCATTTCTGTAAACATGTACGTTacctgaaaagtaaaaaaacaaaaatcaaaaccaCACAAGATTATGTAGCACTCAAACAATGGTGTGACTCAAAGTCACGCAAAATCAACACCTAAGAAAACACATTGTAATCAGTCACTGTAGCTGATTGCACAACATTAAACAAAGTCATGTTCAGATCTGTCATGTATGATCTGATCATGAGTGGACAGatacagcagtaaaaaaaacaagatgaaagACCATCATGCTCTGAGCATGCAAGTGTGTCCTGAGGCACAGTGAAGGACCGCCGCTGCCTCAGTGGACGTCCTCTGACCCACTAACTCAAACTACTTCTGACATCAAACGAGTCGGTACAGTCAGACTTGGCTTTAAATTTATTCGCATGTAGAGCAGGTCAGTGACATCTTATCACAAGCAGTCACTTGAGACATATGTGGAGACTCACTCAAGTGACGTCCTTAAGGCTGTCAACTTGAGATCTGATCTCTAGAAGGTGGAGTTCAAGCTGGTCAAGCAAACTGTGTACACTGATAAGCCTAAACAAAACAGGTTACTACTTTCAATAATAGGGATGTCCTGATCCTAATCTCAATCGGATTAGAGACAATCTGgggcatttttttaaaacattttttaaactgatcGGAACTCAAGTTTGCAATGACGACACCCGTCAGTGTTTCTCTGCAATATAAATGGAACTGCTCAGGTATCAAACCGCCTGTggaacaaacatgtagagaagcaaTTATCTCACCATTTGGGCTGCAgttaaaatgacatgtacacaaacaaagccCACTGGTTTAGCTGACAGAGAAATTCTGACACcccgccccctctctctcatccaGCAGCAATACAGGCATACTGTATGAGAGGAATCTTTCCTACTCTCTAAACTTTAGTCAggaatgttatttattttactgggGATTGGAGATTAAATACACTGATTGGGGCTTTCTTATTTAATGTAGTGGCctatcagtgtgtttttgactcTGCAAGACATTACAGATTAAGCATGAACCCCTTTTAAATCAACATAACTCCAGTGATAATCACTAAGCAAAGCATAGTTGTGCCACTCACTGTGAATctgataaaaacattttgtaaagaaattatgagataataaTGATGAGATGAAGATACTTGTATTTTCACTGACACTGGCTTCATTTTTGCACAGGAAAGCTTAAAAGGGGCTTGTTGAAAAAGGAGCGTGAAGTCTGAACAGTCAGTTAGACAACTCACTCTCTCATACATAAACCAGAGAACAGTAAATGATACAGGCTGAGTTGAACCAAGGCTTCAACACTTAATGTTGCAGTAATAGCAACAACAGCTGCTGATGGCTAGCTGGTGGCAACTCATATATCAAATGGGTTCCTCAGTAAGGATGTGTGATGTGCTAAAATAACAGGCAAAGCCTCTACTTACTTGATGGGAAGCCTCCACCGAAGAACATGTTGAAAAGGTCTTCAGGTGAAATATCTGCCTCAAAATCACGATGCTGTCTAGTTGGGTGTGACCGCTCCTCTCCATAGTGGTCATACTGCCTTCGCTTGTCAGCGTTACTTAGAACCGCATAGGCATTACCAATAGctgaatgacacacacaaagaccaaGTAGTGCATAAAACATATAGTTAATGTGTTGTTCATAGAACAGCCGCAGAGTAGACCTTTTAATTTACCTTTAAAAGCCTCTGTGGCTCCAGGTGCGTGATTTTTATCCGGGTGAAATTTCAAAGCCAGCTTCCTGTACGCCTTTTTAAGCTCCTCCTCAGAGGCCGTCTTTTCAACTCCCAGAATTTGGTAATAATCTTTACAGCTTTTGATTCTGCAGTGAAAAACAAGAGTGCAACAAGTGGTTGGCAAGTTgaggcaaaaaaacacacaacacacagacatgtttttgttaaattattaaTGCTAATCTTTTAACACCACAGAACTGATATTTGCACTGACTTCCTGACAGCCTCCAGCTGCTCTGCGGTGTAGGGCTTGGCCGAGTCTGTCGCTGCACGTGTGGACATATCAGCCTCGTCTCCGTGGCTGCGGTGCCTCATCGTGGGCCCATCGCCGTTCATAGAAGCACCGTTCTCCTCTGGAGGCTTTCCATTCTGGGATAATGACTCCAATAAGTCTGGAAACAAAGCAGAGCCATGTTATTATTCAGAGATGACGACCAAGTGTGTGTTTACCAGTCAGTTTATTCTCGAGCA is part of the Solea senegalensis isolate Sse05_10M linkage group LG15, IFAPA_SoseM_1, whole genome shotgun sequence genome and harbors:
- the dnajb12a gene encoding dnaJ homolog subfamily B member 12a, with product MDSNKDEAERCIKIALNAISGNQPDKARKFLEKAQRLFPTGRAKNLLESLSQNGKPPEENGASMNGDGPTMRHRSHGDEADMSTRAATDSAKPYTAEQLEAVRKIKSCKDYYQILGVEKTASEEELKKAYRKLALKFHPDKNHAPGATEAFKAIGNAYAVLSNADKRRQYDHYGEERSHPTRQHRDFEADISPEDLFNMFFGGGFPSSNVHVYRNGRMHFAHHNRQERREQQRDGGLALFVQLMPILILIIVSALSQMMVTQPPYSLSYRPSAGHIHKRHTSYLKVAFYVGEHFTEEFTGNNLKNVERSVEEDYISNLRNNCWKEKQQKEGLLYRARYFGDSELYQRAQRMGTPSCSRLSEIQVMVDG